In a genomic window of Rhodovulum sp. P5:
- a CDS encoding DUF177 domain-containing protein — MPEITDTKIRLARLSERAPTRFRIVPDAESCAEIAERLGLSALRKLRLEGELVPEGRADWRLAAHLGATVVQPCVVTLAPVTTRIETDVTRVFRARMPDLPSGDEIAMPEDDTEEPLPDVLDLSALLEEVLALALPLYPRAEDAELGEAVYAPPGAKALRDADVKPFAALADLKKKLDG; from the coding sequence ATGCCGGAAATCACCGATACCAAAATACGACTGGCCCGGCTGAGCGAACGCGCGCCAACCCGCTTCCGCATCGTCCCCGATGCGGAAAGTTGCGCCGAAATCGCCGAACGGCTGGGCCTGTCGGCCCTGCGCAAGCTGCGCCTCGAAGGGGAACTGGTGCCCGAAGGTCGCGCCGACTGGCGTCTGGCCGCGCATCTGGGCGCCACGGTCGTACAGCCCTGCGTGGTGACACTCGCCCCCGTGACCACACGGATCGAAACCGATGTGACGCGGGTCTTTCGCGCGCGCATGCCCGATCTTCCGTCGGGCGATGAGATCGCGATGCCCGAAGACGACACCGAGGAGCCGCTGCCCGATGTCCTCGACCTGTCAGCGCTGCTTGAGGAGGTGTTGGCGCTTGCGCTTCCGCTCTACCCGCGTGCCGAAGATGCCGAACTGGGAGAGGCCGTCTATGCCCCGCCCGGCGCGAAGGCGCTGCGCGATGCCGATGTGAAACCATTCGCCGCGCTGGCCGATCTGAAGAAGAAGCTCGACGGTTAG
- the plsX gene encoding phosphate acyltransferase PlsX, translating into MTVEQSSKLRAVTQTVISVDAMGGDRGPSAVVAGIAKSAAKNPELRFILHGQHDVLDRLVAKRKVLKGRVDIRDATGVVTMDAKPSHVMRHGKDTSMWSAINSVREGEATVCVSCGNTGALMALSIVRLRKLPGVNRPAIACLWPSRNAHGFNVMLDVGADVRADENDLLQYALMGTSYARNGLGLECPRIGLLNVGTEENKGRAELKAAHDLIADCADKANYEFIGFVEGGDIPSAHVDVIVTDGFTGNVALKTAEGTARLVGDVLKDSFKATPLSRVAALLAYTSLRRLKKRIDPRRVNGGVFLGLNGTVVKSHGSSDATGVSAAVKLAFDLARSGFTDRLAARVASAKCPVQNDYKDVAEG; encoded by the coding sequence ATGACTGTCGAACAGAGCTCAAAGCTGCGCGCCGTCACGCAGACCGTGATTTCGGTCGATGCGATGGGCGGCGACCGCGGCCCGTCTGCTGTCGTGGCCGGAATCGCCAAATCGGCGGCAAAGAATCCTGAACTTCGGTTCATCCTGCACGGGCAGCACGACGTGCTGGACCGGCTGGTTGCCAAGCGCAAGGTCCTGAAGGGCCGCGTGGACATCCGCGACGCGACCGGCGTCGTCACGATGGATGCAAAGCCCAGCCACGTGATGCGGCATGGCAAGGACACCTCGATGTGGTCCGCCATCAACAGCGTGCGCGAGGGCGAGGCGACGGTTTGCGTCTCTTGTGGGAACACCGGGGCGCTGATGGCGCTGTCCATCGTTCGGCTGCGCAAGCTGCCCGGCGTCAATCGCCCGGCCATTGCCTGTCTCTGGCCGTCGCGAAACGCCCATGGCTTCAACGTGATGCTGGATGTCGGCGCCGATGTGCGCGCGGACGAAAACGACCTCCTGCAATATGCGCTGATGGGGACGTCCTATGCCCGCAACGGGTTGGGGCTCGAATGCCCCCGGATCGGCCTCCTCAATGTCGGTACGGAAGAGAACAAGGGCCGCGCCGAACTGAAGGCCGCCCATGATCTGATCGCCGACTGCGCCGACAAGGCCAATTACGAATTCATCGGCTTTGTCGAGGGCGGCGATATTCCCAGCGCCCATGTCGATGTCATCGTCACCGACGGCTTTACCGGCAACGTCGCCCTGAAAACCGCAGAGGGCACCGCGCGCCTTGTCGGCGATGTCCTGAAGGATTCGTTCAAGGCGACGCCGCTGTCGCGCGTTGCCGCGCTCCTCGCCTACACGTCGCTGCGGCGCCTGAAGAAACGCATCGACCCGCGGCGGGTGAATGGTGGCGTCTTCCTTGGCCTGAACGGCACGGTGGTCAAGTCGCATGGCTCTTCCGACGCGACAGGTGTATCGGCGGCTGTCAAGCTGGCCTTCGATCTTGCGAGATCGGGGTTCACGGACCGGCTGGCGGCGCGGGTTGCATCCGCGAAATGCCCGGTTCAGAATGATTACAAAGACGTGGCCGAGGGGTAG
- the rpmF gene encoding 50S ribosomal protein L32 produces MAVPQNKVTRSRRNNRRSHDALVPGNPAECSNCGELKRPHHVCAACGHYDDREVVAQTEEFDLDEDDAA; encoded by the coding sequence ATGGCTGTCCCTCAGAATAAAGTTACGCGTTCGCGCCGCAACAACCGCCGTTCGCACGATGCGCTGGTGCCGGGCAACCCGGCCGAATGCTCCAACTGCGGCGAACTGAAACGCCCGCACCACGTCTGCGCGGCCTGTGGCCATTACGACGACCGTGAGGTCGTGGCCCAGACGGAAGAGTTCGACCTGGACGAAGACGACGCGGCCTAA
- a CDS encoding beta-ketoacyl-ACP synthase III: MGMRAIVRGVGHYLPEKVVENAEFEKTLDTSDEWIRSRSGIERRCLAAEGQTTSDLAIRAGRAALENAGLTADDIDAIVMATSTADLTFPAAATMVQAGLGMTRGFAFDVQAVCAGFIFALANANALISTGQARRVMVIGAETFSRLMDWEDRSTCVLFGDGAGALILEAGEGAGTAADRGILSVDLNSDGRHKDILYVDGGVSTGRTGHLRMAGKEVFRHAVEKLSDTAHAALEKAGLTGEDVDWLVPHQANLRIIKATAQRLQLPMERVIVTVQDHGNTSAASIPLALSVGSAEGKIQPGDVVVTEAIGGGLAWGSVVLRW; this comes from the coding sequence ATGGGTATGAGGGCCATTGTCAGGGGCGTCGGGCATTATCTGCCTGAAAAGGTTGTCGAAAACGCCGAATTCGAGAAAACGCTGGATACGTCGGACGAGTGGATCAGGAGCCGCTCGGGGATCGAGCGGCGGTGCCTTGCGGCCGAGGGGCAGACCACGTCGGATCTGGCAATCCGGGCCGGCCGCGCCGCGCTTGAAAATGCCGGCCTGACGGCGGACGACATCGACGCCATCGTCATGGCGACATCGACCGCCGATCTGACCTTCCCGGCCGCCGCGACCATGGTTCAGGCCGGCCTTGGCATGACCCGGGGCTTTGCGTTCGACGTTCAGGCGGTGTGCGCGGGGTTCATATTCGCGCTCGCCAATGCCAATGCGCTGATTTCCACGGGTCAGGCCCGCCGCGTGATGGTCATCGGCGCGGAAACCTTCAGCCGCCTGATGGACTGGGAAGATCGGTCGACCTGCGTTCTGTTCGGCGACGGCGCCGGCGCGCTGATCCTTGAGGCCGGCGAAGGCGCCGGCACCGCCGCAGACCGCGGCATCCTTTCGGTCGACCTGAATTCCGACGGTCGGCACAAGGATATCCTGTATGTGGACGGCGGTGTGTCAACGGGCCGCACCGGCCATCTGCGCATGGCCGGCAAGGAAGTCTTTCGCCACGCGGTCGAAAAGCTGTCGGACACGGCCCATGCCGCGCTAGAAAAGGCGGGGCTCACCGGCGAGGATGTCGACTGGCTGGTGCCGCATCAGGCGAACCTGCGGATCATCAAGGCCACCGCCCAACGGCTGCAACTGCCGATGGAACGGGTGATCGTGACGGTTCAGGATCATGGCAACACCTCTGCGGCGTCGATTCCGCTGGCGCTTTCGGTTGGCAGCGCCGAGGGCAAGATCCAGCCCGGCGATGTCGTGGTGACCGAGGCGATCGGCGGCGGCCTGGCCTGGGGCTCGGTCGTTCTGCGCTGGTAA
- a CDS encoding outer membrane protein assembly factor BamE: protein MGRPRAGVAGLVCVAVVSVTLSACTPIIRNHGYAPTEADLEEIVVGVDTRDTVADVVGSPTVSGVMRDNAWYYVESRWRTIGYRAPEITDRQVVAISFDRNGTVANIERFGLEDGRVIALNRRVTESNIQGISFLRQLLGNIGQVTPEQFTAN, encoded by the coding sequence ATGGGAAGGCCCCGGGCAGGTGTCGCTGGACTTGTATGTGTCGCGGTGGTTTCCGTGACCCTCTCGGCCTGTACGCCGATCATACGCAACCACGGCTACGCGCCGACAGAGGCCGATCTGGAAGAGATCGTCGTCGGCGTCGATACGCGCGACACGGTCGCCGATGTGGTCGGCTCCCCCACCGTCAGCGGCGTGATGCGGGACAATGCCTGGTACTATGTCGAAAGCCGGTGGCGGACGATCGGATACCGCGCGCCGGAAATCACCGACCGGCAGGTCGTGGCGATTTCCTTTGACCGCAACGGGACCGTCGCCAATATCGAACGGTTCGGGCTGGAAGACGGACGCGTGATCGCCCTGAACCGCCGGGTGACCGAATCCAACATTCAGGGCATCTCGTTCCTGCGCCAGCTTCTGGGCAATATCGGACAGGTCACGCCGGAACAGTTCACGGCCAATTAA
- the msrB gene encoding peptide-methionine (R)-S-oxide reductase MsrB has translation MTQKTAKSDAEWREELSDLAYKVTRKHGTERPFTHDDFPKGPGTYRCVCCGASLFDQKDKFDSGTGWPSFTRPVSDKAVGEQTDRSLFMTRTEVHCSACAAHLGHVFPDGPKPTGLRYCINGVALSFDKADGAD, from the coding sequence ATGACCCAGAAGACTGCGAAATCCGATGCCGAGTGGCGAGAGGAACTTTCCGACCTCGCCTACAAGGTGACACGCAAGCACGGGACCGAGCGGCCCTTCACCCATGACGATTTTCCGAAAGGTCCGGGCACATACCGCTGTGTCTGCTGCGGTGCGTCCTTGTTCGACCAGAAGGACAAGTTCGACAGCGGGACGGGGTGGCCCAGCTTCACCCGACCCGTTTCCGACAAGGCCGTGGGCGAACAGACCGACCGCAGCCTGTTCATGACCCGGACCGAGGTGCATTGCAGCGCCTGCGCGGCGCATCTGGGCCACGTGTTCCCCGACGGACCGAAGCCGACCGGCCTGCGCTACTGCATCAACGGTGTCGCGTTAAGCTTCGACAAGGCCGACGGGGCGGATTAA
- a CDS encoding DUF4386 domain-containing protein produces the protein MEPQPIPAPAARALSRWAGLAYLLIILCGLSGELAIRGPLIAPDDAKATATAILTAEPLFRLGLLLDLAMLLSDAALAVLLYLLFRPVHAGLALTAMVFRLVQTAVLAANLMNLQVALTLMKLGDVHAALALAHLNAHAAGYDLGLAFFAVTCIILGLLVRRSGWFPAGLGWLLTAAGAIYATGAAIRFGSPELLSLVQPLYAICLIAELAFCLWLLLRGPRVRQ, from the coding sequence ATGGAACCGCAACCGATCCCGGCGCCCGCGGCCCGCGCCCTGTCGCGATGGGCAGGCTTGGCGTATCTTCTGATTATCCTGTGTGGCCTGTCCGGTGAATTGGCCATTCGCGGGCCCCTGATCGCGCCCGACGACGCCAAGGCCACGGCCACGGCGATCCTTACTGCAGAACCCCTGTTCCGACTGGGCCTGTTGCTGGATCTGGCGATGCTGCTGTCGGACGCGGCACTGGCGGTGCTGCTCTATCTGCTGTTCCGGCCGGTGCATGCGGGGCTGGCCCTGACGGCGATGGTGTTCCGGCTGGTCCAGACGGCGGTGCTGGCTGCAAACCTGATGAACCTTCAGGTCGCCCTGACCCTGATGAAGTTGGGGGACGTCCATGCAGCGCTCGCCCTTGCCCATCTGAACGCCCATGCGGCGGGTTACGATCTGGGCCTCGCCTTCTTTGCTGTCACCTGCATCATTCTGGGGCTTCTGGTGCGCCGGTCCGGCTGGTTTCCGGCCGGGCTTGGATGGCTCTTGACGGCAGCCGGGGCGATTTATGCTACCGGCGCCGCCATCCGTTTCGGCAGCCCCGAACTGCTTTCGCTGGTTCAGCCGCTTTACGCTATCTGTCTGATCGCAGAGTTGGCGTTTTGCCTGTGGCTCCTGCTGCGCGGGCCGCGAGTGCGTCAGTGA
- a CDS encoding GNAT family N-acetyltransferase yields MLSLRKGRYAARLAETPDDVEAAQRLRYLTFRATETQPGGLDADAYDAMCRHVLVEETRTGRLVCCFRLLPLKGGSEIGQSYSAQYYELSGLASFDGPMVEMGRFCIHPDCKDPDILRVAWGAMTRFVDEEGVEMLFGCSSFKGTEAEAYMDAFALLKERHLAPKRWLPRVKAPNVFRFAQNLRLGKPDAKRAMLGMPPLLRSYLVMGGWVSDHAVVDRDLNTLHVFTGLEIRAIPPARKRLLRAAGS; encoded by the coding sequence ATGTTGTCACTACGCAAGGGCCGGTACGCGGCCCGTCTTGCCGAAACCCCGGACGACGTCGAAGCCGCCCAGCGCTTGCGCTATCTCACATTCCGCGCGACCGAGACCCAGCCCGGCGGGCTTGACGCCGATGCCTATGACGCAATGTGCCGTCACGTCCTTGTCGAGGAAACGCGGACTGGTCGGCTTGTCTGCTGTTTCCGCCTGTTGCCGCTGAAGGGCGGGTCCGAGATCGGGCAAAGCTATTCCGCGCAATATTACGAACTGTCGGGCCTGGCGTCCTTCGATGGTCCGATGGTCGAGATGGGTCGGTTCTGTATCCATCCCGACTGCAAGGACCCCGACATCCTGCGGGTGGCCTGGGGCGCGATGACCCGATTCGTCGATGAAGAGGGGGTGGAGATGCTGTTTGGCTGCTCCTCCTTCAAAGGGACGGAGGCAGAGGCCTATATGGATGCCTTCGCCCTGCTGAAAGAGCGCCATCTTGCGCCCAAACGCTGGCTGCCGCGGGTCAAGGCGCCGAACGTGTTCCGCTTTGCCCAGAACCTGAGGCTGGGCAAACCCGATGCCAAGCGCGCGATGCTGGGCATGCCGCCGCTTCTGCGCAGTTACCTGGTGATGGGGGGCTGGGTGTCGGACCATGCGGTGGTCGACCGGGACCTCAACACGCTGCATGTCTTCACCGGGCTGGAAATCCGCGCGATCCCGCCCGCGCGAAAACGGCTGTTGCGCGCCGCCGGAAGCTGA